In the genome of Nitrospira japonica, one region contains:
- the otsB gene encoding trehalose-phosphatase, whose translation MIHLLSEEGRRALGALAGRPLLYAFDFDGTLAPISADRDGVTLPRETGGWLTELAKRTTCAIISGRSVADLARRVNGSVPHLIGNHGIESPLSSPTTLRLAEEVCEHWRRELANEQSDSMAAAGGEIEDKRYTLTIHFRCAPDPAAACRRALQILNRLTPAPSLIMGKHSINVLPPGQSGKGSAASALMTHLRRDGLFYIGDDETDETVFSLNEGLVMGVRVGAENGSRARFYLDHQTEVQDVLKLLTHHLDLTPTFQDSHSPGRAGSIHELSRGS comes from the coding sequence ATGATCCATCTACTGTCGGAGGAAGGACGACGCGCGCTTGGCGCCCTGGCCGGCCGGCCGCTGCTCTATGCGTTCGATTTCGACGGCACGCTCGCCCCTATCTCGGCCGACCGGGACGGTGTCACCCTGCCGCGCGAGACGGGCGGGTGGCTGACGGAACTGGCCAAGCGAACGACCTGTGCGATCATCTCCGGACGGTCGGTCGCCGATCTGGCCCGGCGTGTGAACGGCTCAGTGCCGCATTTGATCGGCAATCACGGCATCGAGAGTCCCCTGTCGAGTCCCACAACGCTTCGCCTGGCCGAGGAGGTCTGCGAACACTGGCGGCGCGAGCTCGCGAACGAACAATCCGACTCGATGGCGGCGGCGGGCGGAGAGATCGAAGACAAGCGTTACACGCTCACCATCCACTTTCGATGCGCACCGGACCCCGCGGCCGCCTGCCGCCGCGCACTGCAGATCCTCAACCGGCTGACCCCTGCGCCTTCCCTGATCATGGGTAAGCACTCGATCAACGTTCTGCCCCCCGGCCAGTCCGGCAAAGGATCCGCGGCCTCGGCGCTCATGACCCATCTCCGTCGGGACGGTCTCTTCTACATCGGAGACGACGAAACGGACGAAACGGTGTTCTCGCTGAACGAAGGCCTGGTGATGGGAGTGCGCGTCGGGGCGGAAAACGGTTCTCGTGCCCGCTTCTACCTGGATCATCAGACGGAGGTGCAGGACGTCCTCAAACTGCTGACCCATCACCTGGACCTCACCCCAACCTTTCAAGATTCCCATTCGCCCGGCAGGGCAGGATCGATTCACGAGCTGTCACGCGGCTCGTAA